A single window of Strix uralensis isolate ZFMK-TIS-50842 chromosome 28, bStrUra1, whole genome shotgun sequence DNA harbors:
- the BMP10 gene encoding bone morphogenetic protein 10, protein MDSVVLQLWAVLCLLVHLAACSPILSLEHSSLEEDVPLFDEILSQQDGVDFNTLLQNMKNEFLKTLNLSDIPLHETAKVDPPEYMLELYNRFATDRTSMPSANIIRSFKNEDLASHPIGVTGIRKYPLLFNVSIPHHEEITMAELRLYTLVERDQMLYDGLDRKVTIFEVLENDHMGVGEERKTVALASRQIYGTSSEWESFEVTEAIRRWRRAGLTTHRLEVHIESREGEEQNGEGKLDIDINSEAKHVPLLIVFSDDQSNDKKEEKQELNEMIDHEQLLDLENLEVGNFHGQPGEEALLQMRSNIIYDSTARIRRNAKGNYCKKTPLYIDFKEIGWDSWIIAPAGYEAYECHGVCAYPLTEHVTPTKHAIVQTLVHLKNPQKASKACCVPTKLDPISILYLDAGVVTYKFKYEGMVVSECGCR, encoded by the exons ATGGATTCTGTAGTCCTCCAGCTGTGGGCTGTCCTCTGTCTCTTGGTTCACCTTGCCGCTTGCAGTCCCATCCTGAGCTTGGAGCACTCTTCCTTGGAGGAAGATGTGCCTCTTTTCGACGAGATTCTCTCCCAGCAGGATGGTGTTGATTTCAACACACTGCTTCAGAATATGAAAAATGAGTTTTTGAAGACGTTGAACCTCTCTGACATTCCCCTGCATGAAACGGCCAAGGTGGATCCGCCAGAGTACATGCTAGAGCTGTACAACAGGTTTGCCACCGATAGGACATCTATGCCATCCGCAAATATTATTAGGAGCTTCAAAAATGAAG ACTTGGCTTCCCACCCTATTGGTGTTACAGGAATTCGGAAATACCCTCTTCTATTCAATGTTTCCATCCCTCACCATGAAGAAATCACCATGGCAGAGCTGAGGCTCTACACCTTGGTGGAGCGGGACCAAATGCTCTACGATGGGCTTGACCGGAAGGTCACTATTTTTGAAGTGCTGGAAAATGACCATATGGGGgtaggagaagagagaaagacagTGGCACTGGCATCCAGGCAGATCTATGGCACGAGCAGCGAGTGGGAGAGCTTCGAGGTCACCGAAGCCATCAGGCGTTGGCGAAGGGCAGGGCTGACCACACACCGGCTGGAAGTTCATATAGAGAGCAGAGAAGGGGAGGAGCAGAACGGAGAGGGGAAACTCGATATCGACATCAACTCTGAGGCTAAGCATGTGCCCCTGTTGATTGTGTTCTCTGATGACCAAAGCAATGACAAAAAAGAGGAGAAGCAAGAACTGAACGAAATGATAGACCATGAGCAGCTCCTGGACTTGGAGAACCTGGAGGTGGGCAATTTCCATGGCCAGCCTGGTGAGGAGGCGCTGCTCCAGATGCGCTCCAACATCATTTACGATTCAACTGCCCGAATCCGGAGGAACGCAAAAGGCAACTACTGTAAAAAGACTCCACTCTACATAGATTTCAAGGAAATTGGCTGGGATTCCTGGATCATCGCCCCGGCGGGATACGAAGCTTATGAGTGCCACGGAGTGTGCGCCTACCCCTTAACAGAGCACGTCACACCGACGAAACATGCCATTGTCCAGACTTTGGTTCACCTGAAGAATCCCCAGAAAGCCTCCAAGGCCTGCTGTGTGCCCACCAAACTCGATCCCATCTCTATTCTCTACTTAGATGCAGGGGTGGTCACCTACAAGTTCAAGTATGAAGGCATGGTGGTATCAGAGTGTGGCTGCAGATAG